The DNA region CTACAAATGAAGAGAATACCCAACCAAACAAAACCATTAATATGCTGTATATAATATAAGCCCCAAAAACATACATAGGGATATACTTTATCCCGCCACGAATGTCTCCTTTATTTATAATAGAAACTATCATCGCCGCAAAAAACGCAATTGTCATTAAAGCTAAACGTGAAAAAGTAATAAAATCCGGCAAAGCAATTGCAATGCTGATTTTTCCCATTACAGAAGACAGCGTAGCAGTTGATAATATATTTTTTGAAAAAGTGTCAATCATTGAAAGCAGATAATATGATAACGAGAAAAGTGATGGGGCAATGCCTAAAACAATGGCAGTAATAAATATGGTATAACTAATAGTATTTGCAATCATTCTTTCCTTTAAAGCAGTAGTCTTTTTAATGTCATCAATCACTTTATCAATCACATACGAAATTTCTCCCCCTCCACGCATACTTTCAGTTATCAATGAAAAAGCCCGTCTTAATGTAATAGAGTCATACTTATTTACAAAATCTTCAAGCGCGCTTACAATATCGTCACCGGTCATAACGCGTTTTGCCGCAATCTTGATCTCATTTGAAAGCACCCCGAATTCAGGCTTAATCGCTCTCCATAACGCCTTATCCAGCGTCATGCCCGTTTTTAAGTTGTCATTAAAAATGGATAAAAAATCAGCAAGCACGTCTTCCATTTCTTTGGTTCTTTGAAATATTTGAACATCAATATACACATAAACAATACCCATCATAACTAATGCTAAAATAAGTTCAGTAACAAAAATAAAAATGAATGTATATGCTAATGTTTTTAATAAGCCCAACCCAACAAAATATATTGGCCAAAGATATGCAAATAATAATCCGGTAATAATCACACTTATGTAAAACATTACTCCGAATATTGTATAGGGAATTTTATAGATACCAGCCTTTTCAAGATAACGCCTAAAAATGGGCCTAACAAAATCAGGAATAAACGCTTTACCAAAATCCTCTGCAAGGATAAAATAATCCCCCCATTTTTTTGTATTTTTCATTATTTCTTTCTATTTTCCATTATAATAATACTGCCGGCCTGATTGATTTATATAATGATATAAACATAAACTGCACAAATGCTATAATAAATATAATGAAATATAACACGTTTAACGGGATTATTATCCCGACAAAACTTGATATAATAGACAGCATTGTAATTCCAAGCGATGGCACAATAATCGCAAGCACCATATAAAAAAGAGTGATAGAATTTATTTTTCTTCCATACTTTTCAATTTCTGTGAAATATTCTTCATTAATTCCGTCTAAAATAACACTTAAACTTTTGGTCATGTCTGAACCAGTTTTGATAGAGTTAGAAATTTCCCATAATATTTTTCTAAGATTTCGGCAAGGATTATTTTTAATGGATTTATCAATTGCGTCTTCAATCTTTGCGCCGAAATGTATGTCCTGCACTATCTCGTTAAATACTTCCCCTGTTGCGCCATAACTTTTGGCAACACCGATTAACGAACCAAATAAAGGTTCACCGGATTGCACTTTAACAAGTAAATACCTGCCGGCAAATAATACGTTCTTATTAATCTCTTTTTCTCTTTGAGAGATATAAACAAAGGGTATATTAATTAAAAAAAAAAACACTAAAACAAAAATCACCGGCCCTAATAAAAATAGTAATAATAATGAGACACCATAAGACTTGAACAGCATCAGCAATAATAAAATTACGGCACCCATAATCATTATTGAAGTGAATAGACTTTCAGCCACATACCTTTCAGCTGTTTTTTTCATCCGCGCCATTAACAATTGCTGCTGTAAATTTGGAAGATAACTTACTATGACTGGCGCTATTTGTTTCATCATTTTGTTAGCACTCCATTATTTCTGTTTGCTTTTCTTACTGACTACTTTTTT from Candidatus Woesearchaeota archaeon includes:
- a CDS encoding type II secretion system F family protein, giving the protein MKNTKKWGDYFILAEDFGKAFIPDFVRPIFRRYLEKAGIYKIPYTIFGVMFYISVIITGLLFAYLWPIYFVGLGLLKTLAYTFIFIFVTELILALVMMGIVYVYIDVQIFQRTKEMEDVLADFLSIFNDNLKTGMTLDKALWRAIKPEFGVLSNEIKIAAKRVMTGDDIVSALEDFVNKYDSITLRRAFSLITESMRGGGEISYVIDKVIDDIKKTTALKERMIANTISYTIFITAIVLGIAPSLFSLSYYLLSMIDTFSKNILSTATLSSVMGKISIAIALPDFITFSRLALMTIAFFAAMIVSIINKGDIRGGIKYIPMYVFGAYIIYSILMVLFGWVFSSFVGSL
- a CDS encoding type II secretion system F family protein yields the protein MMKQIAPVIVSYLPNLQQQLLMARMKKTAERYVAESLFTSIMIMGAVILLLLMLFKSYGVSLLLLFLLGPVIFVLVFFFLINIPFVYISQREKEINKNVLFAGRYLLVKVQSGEPLFGSLIGVAKSYGATGEVFNEIVQDIHFGAKIEDAIDKSIKNNPCRNLRKILWEISNSIKTGSDMTKSLSVILDGINEEYFTEIEKYGRKINSITLFYMVLAIIVPSLGITMLSIISSFVGIIIPLNVLYFIIFIIAFVQFMFISLYKSIRPAVLL